Proteins co-encoded in one Streptomyces roseochromogenus subsp. oscitans DS 12.976 genomic window:
- a CDS encoding aromatic acid exporter family protein produces MHDVRKRTTGLLSLLERRREPVVVQTLRSATAATIAYVVALRLSPEPAPLTAPLTALLVVQVTFYATLTNGIRRVNSVVAGVLVAIAFSGLVGLTWWSLALVIVAALTVGHLVRVDEYVAEVAISAMLVLGVTTVGFTAWARIVETLIGAVVGTACNLLLPPPVWVDEAGRSIGDLARRVRQLMLRMGEEAAGRTPWERAAERLHEARLLDQHIAHVDASLRQAEDSLRLNPRVKEGLLHRVVLRTGLDTLEICTVVLRVLARSFTDLAKARGAEDLFPPRVGATVAQLLSEIGDAVVSFAVLVTTHLSENADAAEARLSAELHTAAGTRDRLAELLREEVAEDWANWQLLGAVLTETTRIVDELNTEHRTRRLLEELDRVSREQRAKLPRMTRLRERLGVQEELWRNRTGFGERSR; encoded by the coding sequence ATGCACGACGTACGCAAGAGGACCACGGGACTCCTGAGCCTGCTGGAGCGCCGCCGGGAGCCGGTGGTGGTCCAGACGCTGCGGTCGGCGACGGCGGCGACGATCGCCTACGTCGTCGCGCTCCGGCTGAGCCCCGAGCCGGCCCCGCTCACCGCCCCGCTGACCGCGCTGCTGGTCGTCCAGGTGACCTTCTACGCCACCCTCACCAACGGCATCCGCCGGGTGAACTCGGTGGTGGCCGGAGTGCTGGTCGCCATCGCCTTCAGCGGGCTGGTGGGGCTGACCTGGTGGAGCCTCGCGCTGGTGATCGTGGCCGCGCTGACCGTCGGGCACCTGGTGCGGGTCGATGAGTACGTGGCCGAGGTGGCGATCAGCGCCATGCTGGTGCTCGGGGTCACCACCGTCGGGTTCACCGCCTGGGCGCGGATCGTGGAGACGCTGATCGGCGCGGTCGTCGGCACGGCCTGCAATCTGCTGCTGCCGCCCCCGGTGTGGGTGGACGAGGCGGGCCGCTCGATCGGGGACCTGGCGCGCCGGGTACGGCAGTTGATGCTGCGGATGGGCGAGGAGGCCGCCGGCCGGACCCCCTGGGAGCGGGCGGCCGAGCGGCTGCACGAGGCACGCCTGCTGGACCAGCACATCGCCCATGTGGACGCGTCTCTGCGGCAGGCCGAGGACAGCCTGCGGCTCAATCCGCGCGTGAAGGAAGGGCTGCTGCACCGGGTGGTGCTGCGCACCGGTCTGGACACGCTGGAGATCTGCACGGTGGTCCTGCGAGTGCTGGCCCGGTCCTTCACCGATCTGGCGAAGGCGCGCGGGGCCGAGGATCTGTTCCCGCCCCGGGTCGGGGCGACCGTGGCACAGCTGCTGTCGGAGATCGGCGACGCGGTGGTCAGCTTCGCGGTGCTGGTCACCACCCATCTGAGCGAGAACGCCGACGCGGCGGAGGCCCGGCTGTCCGCCGAGCTGCACACGGCGGCCGGCACCCGGGACCGGCTGGCCGAGCTGCTCCGCGAGGAGGTCGCCGAGGACTGGGCGAACTGGCAGCTGCTCGGCGCCGTACTGACCGAGACGACGCGGATCGTCGACGAGCTGAACACCGAGCACCGCACCCGCCGCCTGCTGGAGGAGCTGGACCGGGTCTCGCGCGAGCAGCGGGCGAAGCTGCCCCGGATGACCCGGCTGCGCGAACGGCTCGGGGTGCAGGAGGAGCTGTGGCGGAACCGTACGGGGTTCGGTGAACGTTCTCGGTGA
- a CDS encoding alpha/beta fold hydrolase, which produces MPYYDSPVDGTRLHYIDHGPADGPVAVFAASAYIGHEMWEYQTLPLAEAGYRCVALDRRGHGRSDAPWPGFGLDTLADDLHGLLDHLDLRGATLIGHSIGTAEALRCVTRHGNGRVAGVAVVAGVSPGVVRSPGTPDGVDPAVLRADDEVFRRDRAAWFLAGVDAFFAAHLPGNEVSPEYVRHLIDRCLITGPRAAMGIRGVVAALDIADELPGVNVPVLVVHGTDDTSAPLDRTAERVARLVPDSTLKVYERGGHGLFVTHAERLTADLREFIDTGAARSTALTAAKADA; this is translated from the coding sequence ATGCCGTACTACGACAGCCCCGTCGACGGCACCCGCCTGCACTACATCGACCACGGCCCCGCGGACGGTCCCGTCGCCGTCTTCGCCGCCAGCGCCTATATCGGCCACGAGATGTGGGAGTACCAGACGCTGCCGCTCGCGGAGGCCGGCTACCGCTGTGTCGCCCTGGACCGGCGGGGCCACGGGCGTTCCGACGCCCCCTGGCCGGGCTTCGGCCTCGACACCCTCGCCGACGATCTGCACGGTCTGCTCGACCACCTCGACCTGCGCGGCGCCACCCTGATCGGACACTCCATCGGCACGGCGGAGGCGCTGCGCTGTGTGACCCGGCACGGCAACGGCCGGGTGGCCGGTGTCGCCGTCGTCGCCGGTGTCAGCCCGGGCGTGGTCCGCTCACCCGGTACCCCGGACGGGGTGGACCCGGCGGTGCTGCGGGCCGACGACGAGGTGTTCCGGCGCGACCGGGCGGCCTGGTTCCTCGCCGGGGTCGACGCCTTCTTCGCCGCCCACCTGCCCGGCAACGAGGTGTCCCCGGAGTACGTCCGCCATCTGATCGACCGCTGCCTGATCACCGGCCCGCGCGCCGCGATGGGCATCCGGGGCGTGGTCGCCGCCCTCGACATCGCCGACGAGCTGCCCGGGGTGAACGTGCCGGTGCTCGTCGTGCACGGCACCGACGATACCTCCGCACCCCTGGACCGCACCGCGGAACGCGTGGCCCGGCTCGTCCCGGACAGCACCCTGAAGGTGTACGAGCGCGGCGGCCACGGCCTGTTCGTCACGCACGCGGAACGGCTCACGGCTGATCTGCGCGAGTTCATCGACACCGGAGCCGCCCGGAGCACCGCACTCACCGCGGCGAAGGCGGACGCCTAG
- a CDS encoding PHP domain-containing protein, with protein MDPVAALERIAFLLERSLAPSYRVKAFRTAARTLAALPEGEVAERAAAGTLEALRGVGPKTAQVVREALAGQLPGYLRALEEESGAAPAEGLGAGLRALVRGDCHTHSDWSDGGSPIEEMGRAAAALGHEWTALTDHSPRLTVARGLSAQRLREQLAVVAELNARWAPFRLLTGIECDILEDGSLDQEPELLRRLDVVVVSVHSKLRMDARSMTRRMVAAVRDPHADVLGHCTGRLVTGRGRPESEFDADAVFAACAESGTAVEINSRPERLDPPRRLLRGAVAAGVLFAVDTDAHAPGQLDWQILGCARAEECGVPAERVVTTWSADELLAWTHEGRVPARAASS; from the coding sequence ATGGACCCCGTCGCCGCCCTGGAGCGGATCGCCTTCCTGCTGGAGCGGTCGCTCGCGCCCTCCTACCGGGTGAAAGCCTTCCGTACGGCCGCCCGGACGCTGGCCGCCCTGCCGGAGGGCGAGGTCGCCGAGCGGGCGGCGGCCGGGACGCTGGAGGCGCTCAGGGGGGTCGGGCCGAAGACCGCGCAGGTGGTGCGGGAGGCGCTGGCCGGGCAGCTGCCCGGCTATCTGCGCGCACTGGAGGAGGAGAGCGGGGCGGCGCCCGCCGAGGGCCTCGGGGCCGGGTTGCGGGCGCTGGTCCGCGGCGACTGTCACACCCATTCGGACTGGTCCGACGGGGGCAGTCCGATCGAGGAGATGGGGCGGGCGGCGGCCGCGCTCGGCCATGAGTGGACCGCCCTCACCGACCACTCCCCGCGGCTGACCGTGGCCCGTGGCCTGTCGGCGCAGCGGCTGCGCGAGCAGCTGGCCGTGGTGGCGGAGCTGAACGCGCGGTGGGCACCGTTCCGGCTGCTCACCGGCATCGAGTGCGACATCCTCGAGGACGGCTCGCTGGACCAGGAGCCGGAGCTGCTGCGGCGGCTGGACGTGGTCGTGGTGTCCGTGCACTCCAAGCTGCGGATGGACGCCCGCTCGATGACCCGCCGGATGGTGGCCGCCGTACGCGATCCGCATGCCGACGTGCTGGGGCACTGCACCGGGCGCCTGGTCACGGGCCGGGGGCGGCCGGAGTCGGAGTTCGACGCGGACGCGGTGTTCGCCGCCTGCGCCGAGTCCGGTACGGCCGTGGAGATCAACAGCCGCCCCGAGCGGCTGGACCCGCCCCGCCGGCTGCTGCGCGGGGCCGTGGCGGCGGGGGTGCTGTTCGCCGTGGACACCGACGCTCACGCGCCCGGCCAGCTGGACTGGCAGATCCTCGGCTGTGCCCGGGCCGAGGAGTGCGGGGTGCCCGCCGAGCGGGTGGTGACCACCTGGTCCGCCGACGAGCTGCTGGCCTGGACCCATGAGGGGCGGGTGCCGGCGCGCGCGGCGAGCTCCTGA
- a CDS encoding FBP domain-containing protein — translation MRSLTEQDIRNSFINCSKGEAKRLAVPRDLAERPWDDLDFLGWRDPGAPDRSYLVAERDDRLVGVALRFQAAQRGFLHRSMCSVCLTTHPGGGVTLMAARKAGSAGREGNSVGLYMCTDLACSLYVRGRKVPESGARFEESLTTEQQIARTTGNLSAFIGKLYT, via the coding sequence ATGAGATCGCTCACCGAGCAGGACATTCGCAACTCCTTTATCAACTGCTCCAAGGGGGAGGCCAAGCGGCTGGCGGTCCCGAGGGACCTCGCCGAACGCCCGTGGGACGACCTGGATTTCCTGGGCTGGCGAGATCCGGGCGCACCCGACCGGAGCTATCTGGTCGCCGAACGGGACGACCGGCTCGTCGGCGTGGCCCTGCGCTTCCAGGCCGCGCAGCGCGGGTTTCTGCACCGCAGCATGTGCTCGGTCTGTCTGACCACGCATCCCGGTGGCGGGGTGACGCTGATGGCGGCACGGAAGGCGGGGTCGGCGGGCCGCGAGGGCAATTCGGTCGGCCTGTACATGTGCACCGACCTGGCGTGTTCGCTGTACGTGCGGGGCAGGAAGGTGCCGGAGTCCGGCGCCCGCTTCGAGGAGAGCCTGACGACCGAGCAGCAGATAGCCCGCACGACGGGCAACCTGTCCGCGTTCATCGGCAAGCTGTACACCTGA
- a CDS encoding cytochrome P450, with protein sequence MPPTALHPDPAGTLPGVPVVDITATGPGRTPMQQIMELMRAHGPVLVRRLHGRDVLFVADADLVADLADEERFAKHIGPALENVREFAADGLFTAYNDEPNWARAHDILMPAFALGSMRTYHPVMFKVARRLIDSWDRAARDGRAVDVADDMTRMTLDTIGLAGFDYDFGSFERSEPHPFVESMVRCLEWSMNRLARTPGQDYSAADTAFRADADHLAQVVDDVIASRAGTDQSGAEDLLGLMLSAPHPADGTTLDAANIRNQVITFLIAGHETTSGAMSFALYYLAKHPAVLRLVQRETDALWGDAADPEPAYDEVGRLTYTRQVLNEALRLWPTAAAFSRHALEDTLLGGRIPLQAGQAVTVVGPMLHRQPVWGDNPEHFDPERFTAEAEAARPVHAFKPFGTGERACIGRQFALHEATMLLALLVHRYRLHDHADYRLTVKETLTLKPEGFTLTLTPRTPADRVHAPLPGAARPQEDGTPAPDTLPARVRPGTGVLFLHGSNYGTCRAFAAQLADEAAAMGCATEVGALDAFADGLPTDRPVVITAASYNGRPTDDAGAFVAWLEGSPDLTGVSYAVLGVGDRNWAATYQHVPTRIDARLAELGATRLTDRAAADASGDLTGTVREFTARLRTALLTEYGDPDALPGTSAEPAHAYEVRMVNGGPLDALAARHELVPMTVTEAYDLTVPGYPRTKRFLRVALPEGVTYRTADHLTVLPANAPDVVERAVAAFGLDSAAVLDIRAARPRRWGSPRASGAERGGGLAVDRPLSVRQLLTYYVELQERPTARQLALLAEANPCPPERAALAALGDDDPRTLLELAEDHPALRGALDWPLLLDLLTPLRPRPYSVSSSPAVDPGHVDLMVSVLDAPARSGRGRYRGTGSGHLASLGVGDTIHARIQPCREVFRIDGSAPVVMVAAGTGLAPFRGAVADRAAARATGAELPPALLYFGCDAPDADFLHAGELRAAEAAGAVSLRPAFSAAPENGAAFVQHRIAAEADEIWALLDSGARVYVCGDGARMAPGVREAFRTLYRERTPGGDEAAAKTWLDTLVADGRYVEDVYAAG encoded by the coding sequence ATGCCTCCCACCGCACTGCACCCCGATCCGGCCGGAACCCTGCCCGGCGTCCCCGTCGTCGACATCACCGCCACCGGTCCAGGCCGCACCCCGATGCAACAGATCATGGAGCTGATGCGCGCCCACGGCCCGGTGCTGGTGCGCCGGCTGCACGGCCGGGACGTGCTGTTCGTCGCCGACGCGGACCTGGTCGCGGACCTCGCCGACGAGGAGCGGTTCGCCAAGCACATCGGGCCCGCGCTGGAGAACGTGCGGGAATTCGCTGCCGACGGCCTGTTCACCGCCTATAACGACGAGCCCAACTGGGCCAGGGCGCACGACATCCTGATGCCCGCCTTCGCGCTCGGCTCGATGCGCACCTACCACCCGGTGATGTTCAAGGTGGCCCGCCGGCTCATCGACTCCTGGGACCGCGCGGCCCGGGACGGGCGGGCCGTGGACGTGGCCGACGACATGACCCGGATGACCCTCGACACCATCGGGCTGGCCGGGTTCGACTACGACTTCGGCTCCTTCGAGCGCAGCGAGCCGCACCCCTTCGTGGAGTCGATGGTCCGCTGCCTGGAGTGGAGCATGAACCGGCTGGCCCGCACCCCGGGCCAGGACTACTCCGCCGCCGACACCGCCTTCCGCGCGGACGCCGACCACCTCGCCCAGGTCGTCGACGACGTCATCGCCTCCCGCGCCGGCACCGACCAGAGCGGCGCCGAGGACCTGCTCGGGCTGATGCTCAGCGCCCCACACCCCGCCGACGGCACCACCCTGGACGCCGCCAACATCCGTAACCAGGTCATCACCTTCCTGATCGCCGGCCACGAGACGACCTCCGGCGCGATGTCCTTCGCCTTGTACTACCTCGCCAAGCACCCGGCCGTGCTCCGGCTGGTGCAGCGCGAGACCGACGCGCTGTGGGGCGACGCCGCCGACCCCGAGCCGGCCTACGACGAGGTCGGCCGGCTCACCTACACCCGCCAGGTCCTCAACGAGGCGCTGCGGCTGTGGCCGACGGCCGCAGCGTTCAGCCGGCACGCCCTCGAGGACACCCTGCTCGGCGGGCGGATCCCGCTCCAGGCCGGCCAGGCCGTCACCGTGGTCGGCCCGATGCTGCACCGGCAGCCCGTGTGGGGCGACAACCCGGAGCACTTCGACCCCGAGCGGTTCACCGCCGAGGCGGAGGCGGCCCGGCCGGTGCACGCGTTCAAGCCCTTCGGCACCGGTGAACGCGCCTGCATCGGGCGGCAGTTCGCGCTGCACGAGGCGACCATGCTGCTCGCCCTGCTGGTCCACCGCTACCGCCTGCACGACCACGCCGACTACCGGCTCACCGTGAAGGAGACCCTCACCCTCAAGCCCGAGGGCTTCACCCTCACGCTCACCCCGCGCACCCCCGCCGACCGCGTCCACGCCCCGCTGCCCGGCGCCGCGCGCCCGCAGGAGGACGGCACCCCGGCCCCGGACACGCTCCCCGCCCGGGTCCGCCCCGGCACCGGCGTCCTCTTCCTGCACGGCAGCAACTACGGCACCTGCCGCGCCTTCGCCGCCCAGCTCGCCGACGAGGCCGCCGCCATGGGCTGCGCCACCGAGGTCGGTGCCCTGGACGCGTTCGCGGACGGACTGCCCACCGACCGGCCCGTCGTCATCACCGCCGCCTCCTACAACGGCCGCCCCACCGACGATGCCGGCGCCTTCGTCGCATGGCTGGAGGGCAGCCCCGACCTGACCGGCGTGAGCTACGCCGTCCTCGGCGTCGGCGACCGCAACTGGGCCGCCACCTACCAGCATGTCCCCACCCGCATCGACGCCCGCCTTGCCGAGCTGGGCGCCACCCGCCTGACCGACCGGGCCGCCGCCGACGCCTCCGGCGATCTCACCGGCACCGTACGGGAGTTCACGGCCCGGCTGCGCACCGCGCTGCTGACGGAGTACGGCGACCCCGACGCCCTGCCCGGCACCTCCGCCGAACCCGCGCACGCCTACGAGGTCCGCATGGTGAACGGCGGCCCGCTGGACGCCCTCGCCGCCCGGCACGAGCTGGTCCCCATGACCGTGACCGAGGCGTACGACCTGACCGTGCCGGGATACCCGCGCACCAAGCGCTTCCTGCGCGTTGCGTTGCCCGAGGGCGTCACCTACCGCACCGCCGACCATCTGACCGTCCTGCCGGCCAACGCCCCGGACGTGGTGGAACGCGCCGTCGCCGCGTTCGGCCTGGACTCCGCCGCCGTCCTGGACATCCGGGCCGCCCGCCCGCGCCGATGGGGATCCCCCCGCGCGAGCGGAGCCGAGCGTGGGGGAGGCCTCGCCGTGGACCGCCCGCTGTCCGTACGGCAACTCCTCACCTACTACGTCGAGTTGCAGGAGCGGCCGACGGCCCGGCAGCTCGCCCTGCTCGCCGAGGCCAACCCCTGCCCGCCCGAGCGTGCCGCCCTCGCCGCCCTGGGCGACGACGATCCGCGCACCCTGCTGGAGCTGGCCGAGGACCACCCCGCGCTGCGCGGCGCGCTCGACTGGCCGCTGCTGCTCGACCTGCTGACCCCGCTGCGGCCCCGCCCCTACTCGGTGTCCTCCTCGCCGGCCGTGGACCCTGGCCACGTGGACCTCATGGTCTCCGTCCTGGACGCCCCGGCCCGGTCCGGCCGAGGCCGCTACCGCGGCACCGGTTCCGGTCACCTCGCCTCCCTCGGCGTCGGCGACACGATCCACGCCCGGATCCAGCCCTGCCGCGAGGTCTTCCGGATCGACGGCTCGGCGCCGGTCGTGATGGTCGCCGCCGGCACCGGACTCGCCCCGTTCCGCGGCGCCGTCGCCGACCGCGCCGCGGCCCGCGCCACGGGCGCCGAACTCCCGCCCGCGCTGCTGTACTTCGGCTGCGACGCCCCCGACGCCGACTTCCTGCACGCCGGGGAGCTGCGGGCCGCCGAGGCAGCCGGGGCCGTCTCGCTGCGCCCGGCCTTCAGCGCCGCCCCCGAGAACGGCGCCGCCTTCGTGCAGCACCGCATCGCCGCCGAGGCCGACGAGATCTGGGCACTGCTGGACTCCGGCGCCCGGGTGTACGTCTGCGGCGACGGCGCCCGGATGGCCCCCGGTGTCCGGGAGGCGTTCCGCACGCTGTACCGGGAGCGCACCCCGGGCGGCGACGAGGCGGCGGCCAAGACCTGGCTCGACACGCTGGTGGCGGACGGCCGTTACGTCGAGGACGTGTACGCGGCGGGCTGA
- a CDS encoding ROK family protein, whose protein sequence is MAGRNGRTVRDLRRGNRTAVLQKLYFDGPLSRFELGPATGLSSGSVSNVVVDLIADGLVEEAGSVDSDGGRPRTLLRVAPGSGQLIGVDVGETRVRVELFDLALTELARTERRLTPQGYDVEVIAGHIRDGIAEVLGAAQAAPERLLGVGVGVPGIVEHIPDQGAVVHGQTIGWDAVPLERLLRSASQLPDDIPYFIDNGAKTLGQAEMWFGAGRGARNAVVVLFGSGVGACVVTPEVEHGRAVE, encoded by the coding sequence ATGGCGGGGCGCAACGGGCGCACGGTACGTGACCTCAGGCGGGGCAACCGCACGGCGGTGCTGCAGAAGCTGTATTTCGACGGCCCCCTCAGCCGGTTCGAGCTGGGCCCGGCCACCGGCCTGAGCTCCGGCTCGGTCAGCAACGTGGTCGTCGATCTGATCGCGGACGGCCTGGTCGAGGAGGCCGGCAGCGTCGACTCCGACGGCGGCCGGCCCCGCACGCTGCTGCGCGTCGCCCCGGGCAGCGGACAGCTGATCGGCGTCGACGTCGGCGAAACCCGGGTCCGCGTCGAGCTGTTCGACCTGGCCCTGACCGAACTCGCCCGCACCGAACGACGGCTGACCCCGCAGGGCTACGACGTCGAGGTGATCGCCGGTCACATCCGCGACGGCATCGCCGAGGTCCTCGGCGCCGCACAGGCCGCACCCGAGCGGCTGCTCGGCGTCGGCGTCGGCGTTCCCGGCATCGTCGAGCACATCCCGGACCAGGGCGCCGTCGTGCACGGGCAGACCATCGGCTGGGACGCGGTCCCGCTGGAGCGGCTGCTCCGCTCGGCCTCCCAACTCCCCGACGATATCCCGTACTTCATCGACAACGGCGCCAAGACCCTGGGCCAGGCCGAGATGTGGTTCGGCGCGGGACGCGGCGCCCGCAACGCCGTCGTCGTGCTCTTCGGCTCCGGGGTCGGTGCCTGCGTGGTCACCCCGGAGGTGGAGCACGGACGGGCCGTCGAG
- a CDS encoding ROK family protein — EYLGAGLSDLINLFQPERILIGGWAGLQLGTRFLPAVRRHATTYALRHPADRVTIDLGRLGPDAVTVGAAILPLADFFASGGRRPEPVAEDRLPAWRAALRQRASR; from the coding sequence GAGTACCTCGGCGCCGGCCTGTCCGACCTGATCAACCTCTTCCAGCCCGAGCGGATCCTGATCGGCGGCTGGGCCGGACTCCAGCTCGGCACCCGCTTCCTGCCCGCCGTACGCCGCCACGCGACGACGTACGCGCTGCGCCATCCGGCCGACAGGGTGACCATCGACCTCGGCCGGCTCGGCCCGGACGCGGTCACCGTCGGCGCCGCGATCCTGCCGCTGGCCGACTTCTTCGCCAGCGGCGGCCGCCGCCCCGAGCCGGTCGCCGAGGACCGTCTGCCCGCCTGGCGGGCTGCGCTCCGGCAGCGGGCATCACGCTGA
- a CDS encoding PAS domain S-box protein: MDAGRADGVVWRNRALTLFDRVAVPVAVCDVYGRVALANPAMAAECGTTPGRLRGRDVLELFRPQEAGQVERIAEALRLRHRSRYQVSVRWRAPGGAERYGELTADPVSDTVDETPALLVMLRVQGECSVPEPEPVRVTPVEGRVLALLAGGATTAAAARELGLSKDGVTYHLRRLSARWHTATRTELVARAYALGVLAPGVWPPEPRTTETR; the protein is encoded by the coding sequence GTGGACGCGGGGCGGGCCGACGGGGTCGTATGGCGCAACCGGGCCCTGACGCTCTTCGACCGGGTGGCGGTGCCGGTCGCGGTGTGTGATGTGTACGGCCGGGTGGCGCTGGCGAATCCCGCGATGGCCGCCGAGTGCGGTACGACGCCGGGGCGGCTGCGCGGCCGGGACGTACTGGAGCTGTTTCGCCCGCAGGAGGCCGGCCAGGTGGAGCGGATCGCCGAGGCGCTGCGGCTGCGGCACCGCTCCCGCTACCAGGTGTCGGTGCGCTGGCGGGCCCCCGGCGGGGCCGAGCGGTACGGCGAGCTGACGGCGGACCCGGTGAGCGACACCGTGGACGAGACCCCGGCCCTGCTGGTGATGCTGCGGGTACAGGGCGAGTGCTCGGTGCCCGAGCCGGAGCCGGTGCGGGTCACACCGGTGGAGGGCCGGGTACTGGCCCTGCTGGCGGGCGGCGCCACCACAGCCGCCGCCGCCCGCGAACTTGGCCTCAGCAAGGACGGCGTCACCTACCACCTACGACGCCTGTCGGCCCGCTGGCACACGGCCACCCGCACCGAACTGGTCGCCCGCGCCTATGCCTTGGGCGTCCTCGCCCCCGGGGTGTGGCCACCGGAGCCGAGGACGACCGAAACGAGGTGA